The genomic region TAACTAGGCCTTTATTCTAGTGTTGACATTCAGCGCAGCCTGTATGCTTGATTGACCAGGCTGTCTGACTTGCAGCTTACCGGAAGTCTTTCACGTGACCATATCTACTTTGGTGACCACATTTTGCTACAGCAATGAGTTTAGTGTGATTTTACACAAATTGAAGAAAATCTAATTTTGTTAAAGAGCGTTTTTTCACAGAGGAAATCGAATTTGACTCTAGTGTTTTATGAAAGGATATCTCCCCCTGCTATGTTactgattttgaatttttaaaattctgtttcacAGGAAGATCTGAGTTACAAtgtatgaatgaaaaaaaaaaggcaaagcagAACAATTTCAGAGGTTCAagaaccaaaagcaatggaatgggcCCTAAGGGAAAATAAAGTCAGTATACTGCATAATTGATTAAGAATGTAATCTTTTCAAGTTAGAGTAAGCTACAAATGTATTTCTATAACTGAAACTACTTCTGGTTCTCTGTGGCTAGATCTGAGCACTTAAATTTTGCTGCTGTATTGACTAGTCTCCTTTTAAATTAATGGCCACAAAGTACACATGCTCACTCAAACTTTCTAATATGCCCTTTTATTGTATGTTCGCTTTCACCCTCCTCAAAATGACtccccgccacccccgcccccgagacatggtcttgctgtcgcccaggctgcagcgcagtggtgtgaacatagctcactgcagccttgatcttctgggcccaagccatcctccccgttcaccctcccaagtagctaggactagaggtgtgtgccaccacaccaggctgatttaaaaaatttttaaacatttttatagagacaggatctatgttgcccaggctggtctcaaactcctggcctcaagtcattctcctgcttggcttcccaaagtgttgggattacaggcgtgagccacagtgcctggcccagaatcaCTCTATAGTGTGAAccaattatttcctttttgctAAACCCATTAGTCACTTCTCTATGTCTTAGTTGACCCCCTCAGTGGCTTCGTTATTATTGACCATGTCCTTGTTTCTTCCTGTGACCAACTTCTTGCTTTGACCAGTCTTTTTCCAGGCTTGGCCAACCACCCTACTCCAAATCTGCACTTTGTTTTCCCCCAGGCAGTCTAACCTAGAGCCATGGCTTTAAATAGCATAGATATGCAGATGATCCCCAAATATGTATTTTCAGTTCTGACTGAAACTCAACTCCAGACTTAGCCATTTGCCTGTTTGATATCCCTGCTAGGATGTCTAGTAGGCATCTCAAAATTGACATCTAACTACCAAGGTAACCATATCACATATAATGTCTTCCCAACTGAGACACTTCAGAGTGAAAGAGCAAGAGCGCCCCTGATACTTTATGTCAGGACAAGAAGCGTAAACTGAAAACTCTCCAAGGGTTTCCCATCACACTTCAAATGAGATTCTGCTCCTTAGATGGACCTGTGCTGCCTCTTTCCTCTTGTGCCACTCTCCCAGTCACTCAACCCTGCTCCAACTGTACTGGCTGCTATTCTTGAACAAACCTTCCTGCATGACCTTGGGTAAGTGACTTACCCTGAGTCTCCTCATCCATAGAAGAGTGAGCAATGGTACTTTTAGAATCGTAAAGCACTTCTATATACAGAGCTCCCTATAGGAAGTGAACAGATTTGGATAGTAAGGGTACTTACATTTGCTGAAGGAGTGAAGAGTGAGGATACTGCCTGCATCTTCCataattttttcattatacttaaGCCATGTACAAATAATGCACAGATGTTGTCAGTCAATTGTTTGGCTGTACATTTGTTACAAAGTTCAGACTTCACAGCTGAAAGTGAGTCAGTTCTTTATCTGGGTATGTTTATCTTGGAACAAGGTTCAGAAATGGAAACTTGAACCACCACCCCTAAAATTAGTACTAACCATCACCCACTTTCCCTTACAGGCAGACCTGGATCTTCAGAAAGTTTTCCAAAAAGCTCCATTTATTTCAAATGTATATAAATTAGATAATTTTGAATTAGAACACTTTATAGAGAGGTTTTCATAAATGTCCCCGAATTTGTTGTTAGTACTTATTCCTTTTGGCCTGTCAGGTAGGGGTGACTTCTCTTATGCCAATTCATAAGTAATCCTTCCAGTTCACAAGGTTTAAACAGAAGTTAGAGCCCAGTTAATAAATCTGGACTCTGCCATTTGGCAGCTGAGTGGCCTCtctcagcttcagtttcctcatgtgtaaaatgaggaaagtaatgaATCCACATAGTGTTTTATAAGAGTTATAATAATGGTCAATTCTAAGCAAACTGACCACACAAGTAGGCTCCAACTCTTCTTTTTGGATGAGTAATACTTGATTCTCAAAGACAGTAATTTATTCCAAACACATGATGaaattttctccaaaaaaaaaaaaaaggtatagaaGTTTGCTAATAGTTCACGTAACACTAACCTACAGAATTCAGACCACAGTAGAGTGATGTTTCATGGCTAGTAGTGAGAAAGACTGGATTTGCTTCCTAAGATGAAATGTGCTGTATGAATATAAATGTATCCATACCTTGAATTAAGGAAGCACTTGTCCATTTCTTAGAAGTGATTCACTTATAAAGTATCACACTGATATGCCATTTAATAGTACATGAGTTTTTGAAATAATGGTTTAAGGTAAAAGTTACcaactttatttattaaaataaatatgatttatattttataatatggcAAATGAGTCAGAATTTATCTATTTAGAGATAACTTAAATACAACCCAGAAGCTAAGCAGGTTCTTAAAATTACTGGTGTCTACAAACTGCCTCAATTTTTGTCTTTGCTAGTTAGTTTCACCCTGCACTGCTAGAAAGAAGCAACAACAGTCAGTATGTCATTCTTCAACATTTAATGGTGCCACAGGGTTAAATAATGGCCTTACTTTTTTGGCCTGAATTTTGCCAAAATTAGCTTCAAACTCTTTTTTTGATCCATTTAGATTTGCTAGATGTCCATCCTTTATTCTGTAGCCTAAGgaattcagtttccttatccTGTACTGTACTATCTGTGGTGTTAATTCAAGAACCATTGGCGTCTCTCTTATCTGAGCTATGGAAATTCCTTCTCTCAATAATCCTTGCATTCTCTCTTCTAAAACTGGAACAGAATAATATAAAAGGGCAGGACATTTCAAAACTAATTGCTTCAGGTCATGATCTGtgcatttaaaagcatttttagagAATGAAATACTATTCTGTATACTTCTTGggcaaagttgaaaaagaaatccTTTGAGTTTGGACAGAAGCTGGAGAATTTCAAAGCTTGTGAAACCTTGCTCCTGGAGAAATTCTAGTGTTTCCTTTATAGCTGTGGgagaatttaacaaaataaatgggTTTTGGCTTAACAATTTTAGTAGCCAAACTTTCATGTTGGCCTCAGAGCCACCTACATTTAGATAACTCTCTTGGAGAATTCTTACCATTTGCTTATTCTTCTCAACAGGATTATGAAAAACATTAGATGCAGCTGTCAGAAGTCTGCTAATGACCACATTTTTTAGTCCCAACTCTTGAAAGAACTGAACATTCAGCTTCTGGTTCTCTTGGTCTTTAATAGTAAAGAAAGATTCTGGAAACTGCTCTATTAACTTAATTAACTCTTCCTCATTTTTGCAGACCAACTGCCAGAGTTTTCTCTGGGTGTTAACAGCGGTTGGACGACAGACAATTGCTTCCGGGCAGCGTTCCAAAATATTGGCTACAGCAGTCTCATCGGCACCTAGTTCTTGTAAAATATTCGCAATTTCTTCAACATAGGTTTCATCCTCTAAAAGTACCCATCCTTTTAATCTACGAATTTTTCTGATGTCAACTGAACATTTATAGAGCTTTTCCACTGttcttgtattttctttgctCGACTGTCTATCAGTTGTATAGGTGAAGCATGCTAAGAAAGGTCTGTATTTTGGAGGTGATCGCATCTTTCTGAAAGAACACAGCCTGCAGGACTGGGATCTCAGCAGCAGCTTCCACAACATGGCTGCAATCCACTAGCTAGTTTCCACTGTCCTGGGACTTAAATGGACTCATTCTATctgtaacaaagaaaataaaggtttttAGTATAAGGGTGTTGACTTTCCAGAACACATACACTTACAAATTTGAGCTGTTGAAGTCTGGAAATAAAGTGGATTTAAATTAGACAAGAAAACTACTCATgtggaatattttgaaaaatcttcCTAAataaggattgcttgaacccggaagcccaaggttgcagtgagctgagattgtgccattgcactccagactgggcaacaagagtgaaactcttaaaaaaaaaaaaaaaaaacctcctaaaTAATTGAATTGTAATACACTTCTCCACAACTTCGACATCTTATACTTCGTAAATACACTGTTGAgttacttccattttacagaagagcagCAAGACTAAAGAGTTCGAAGGTTCACAGACCTCAAATGTTATTTTCATAcaaattcccttttccacaactgtttatcttttcttttaggaGGCCTgtattatgcacacacacacaaacatggttttttgaaatgttttacatTATTAAGTTGATGTTTAGCTGAAGCAGATACTTaaaggggaagaggggaagggtcATCTCTAATTTTATACATTAGAGTAAATATTTTGCTGAATAACTATCACCCAAAGTgggccaattattttattttaaatgagttaataaatggattttttttttagaattatatGAACaaaactcccttttataaaaccagaaTTAGAATAAgttgtaattcctgcactttgggaggctaaggcgggcggatcacctgaggccaggagttcgagaccagcttggccaacatggtgaaaccccatctctactaaaaatacaaaaattagctgggtgtggtggcaggcacccgtaatccctagctgggtaaaatgaaaaaatgccACATAACTGTTCCCGTGGTGCCATGGGAAATCAGGTCAGCTGTGGAATGGTGACTGTACTTTCAGAACAGTGTAATCAGCTATCCACTTGACATCTGTAGGTATCTTGAGATGGCTATACTGTGTCTGACACATTAACAGTCTTTGCCTCTGTAGGGGCAGCAAAACACCTCCATCTTCTTCGGGTCGTGACAGGACCCGAGAATTAGACATAAGATat from Pongo pygmaeus isolate AG05252 chromosome 10, NHGRI_mPonPyg2-v2.0_pri, whole genome shotgun sequence harbors:
- the MTERF2 gene encoding transcription termination factor 2, mitochondrial, whose amino-acid sequence is MLWKLLLRSQSCRLCSFRKMRSPPKYRPFLACFTYTTDRQSSKENTRTVEKLYKCSVDIRKIRRLKGWVLLEDETYVEEIANILQELGADETAVANILERCPEAIVCRPTAVNTQRKLWQLVCKNEEELIKLIEQFPESFFTIKDQENQKLNVQFFQELGLKNVVISRLLTAASNVFHNPVEKNKQMVRILQESYLNVGGSEANMKVWLLKLLSQNPFILLNSPTAIKETLEFLQEQGFTSFEILQLLSKLKGFLFQLCPRSIQNSISFSKNAFKCTDHDLKQLVLKCPALLYYSVPVLEERMQGLLREGISIAQIRETPMVLELTPQIVQYRIRKLNSLGYRIKDGHLANLNGSKKEFEANFGKIQAKKVRPLFNPVAPLNVEE